The nucleotide sequence CGTTCATCGCGGCTGGAATCTCTTTTGTGAAGGAAAATGTCTCTTTTTATACAAAAATAGCCTTTTTATCTCCGTAATTTCCGATTGTGACAGTTGTGGGTGCGGAATGTGGGTTATAGTAAAAACCTATGATGATTGCGTAAGTTAATGGAGAGCGTAAGATGACATTAACAGATGCGGTGATATGGCTGCAAGAACGAACAGCGCTAGGGGTTTTGTCTGCATCAGTATTAAATGCGATCGCCCTCGTCTTAGAAGAACAACTGATACCGCCGCAAACTAACTTAGTAGTAGATGACACTACCCCACAAGGTCTGTATATTCTAAAACACGGCCACCTAGAGAGCCAACGCACCAACCAAACTTCGGCTTGGGCGATTGGTTTACTGCCAGGAGCCATCATTAACTTGCAAGAGCTACTATTAAACCAGCCAGCTCAAAGAACAATCATCACCACAAGCGAATCGTGTCTGTGGTTTATTCCAGCCGACCGATTTCGGGAATTAGTCAGCCAATACCCTGAAATATCGCAATTTTTATCACAGCAGCTAGCGCAAGAACTGGCTCAACTGTCTTCTCAACTATCTTACGAACAGGAGCGTCAAGCAGTATTACTGCCCTATTTAGTAACTAGGGCAAAACGAGGCATTGTGGGCAAAAGCCGCTATGCAGTGCGACTGCGACAGCAAATTAAACAAGCGTGTAGCGATCGCAAACCTGCTGTCATCTTCGGCGAACCAGGACTAGAAAAAGACAACATCGCTGCTTTGCTTCACTTCGGTTCTCCCCAGCGACGCGAACCGATCATCAAACTAGACTGTAGTAAATTGCAAGCAAGCGGGGGGGAACTTTTCGGTCGCGCAGGCGGCAAACGCGGGCTAATTGAATGGCTAGGCGAAGGCACCTTGGTACTCAACAACATTCAAGAACTTCCCCGCGATCTAACGCCGAAAATAGCTAAATTGCTAGAAACCAATACATACATTCCCGTCGGTGGGGAACAGGAAAAAGGGGGGGAAGAAATAAACCCCAAATTGCAATGTAAGGCACGCATTGTAATGATTTCCGAACGAACTTTGCCCACAATCGATCGCTGGGTACGTCATTCAATTAAAGTCCCACCGCTGCGGGTACGAAAAGCCGATATTAGCGACCAAATAGAATACTACATCCGGCTATTTTGTCGCGCTAAAGGTCTTGAAAGACCCCATGTAACACCAGAAGCTTTGCGCCGATTGCAAGCTTATGATTTCCCTGGAAACCTCAAAGAATTGCAAAGTCTTGTAGAAAGGGCAATCGTCCAGTCGGAATGTGCTAAAGAACTAACAGAAGAAGTATTCTGGTCGGTCGAAACCCATAAAAAGCGATTTCGCCTTAATCTCTTAAATTCCTACCCCCAACTGCGGCGATTTTTGCGTAGTTCTTGGTGGCCGGATAAGATTAATTACGGCTTTACTTTAGGCTTTTTTGCTCTAGTTGTAGCTGTCCTATTTCTTGGCCCCCAGCGTCGGCATGAAAATTTTGCTTTAAATATGTTTTGGGCATGGTGGTGGCCGTTGGTGCTAATAGGTTTCCCCTTTGTCGGACGGTTATGGTGCGCTGTTTGTCCATTTATGATTTATGGGGAAGTCACGCAGAAGCTTTCTTTGTGGCTTTGGCCGCGACAGCTGAAACGTTGGCCGCGACAGTCAGCTGAAAAGTGGGGTGGCTGGTTTTTATTTGGCTTATTCGTTCTAATTTATCTATGGGAAGAACTGTGGAATTTAGAAGATACGGCCTATCTTTCTGCTTGTTTGCTACTGTTGATTACTGCCGGAGCGATGATTTTCTCGGCAATTTTTGAGCGGCGATTTTGGTGTCGGTATCTATGCCCAATCGGGGGAATGAACGGGCTGTTTGCCAAGTTGTCGATGACTGAGCTAAGGGCGCAACAGGGCACTTGTTCGGCTGAATGCACGACGTATCAATGTTATAAGGGGGGGCCTCAAAAAGGGGAGGGTTTGGAGACAGGCGGATGTCCTTTGTATTCTCATCCAGCACAGTTGGAAGATAACAAAGATTGCGTGCTTTGCATGACGTGTCTTAAGGCTTGTCCGCACAGGTCAGTTGAACTCAATTTGCGTCCCCCTGGAATTGAGTTATGGACAACTCATGTGCCTCATGCTTATGAAGTGGCGCTGTTGCTGTTGTTGTTTAGCGGGGTGTATTTGCATCGATTACCTGAGTTGCGCTCGCTGTTAGGTTTGCAACTGGATTTGACTCAGTTTTGGCCTCATTTGGGCTTATCCCTAGCAGCTTTAATTATCCCCGCTACTGTGCCTTTAATTTGCTATGGCTGTATGCAGATGTTTTACCGATTGGGTAATTACATACAAGAAGTAAGAAGCCAAAGCAAAAATAAAAAATCTCAAATTCCAAATCTTAAGCCTCGCTCGTTTGTAGAGTTAGCTTATGGATATTTACCTCTAGTGCTAGGTGGGAATTTGGCTCATTATTTGCGGCTGGGCTTGGGAGAAGCTGGAAGAATTCTGCCAGTAAGTTTGGCCACTTTTGGGCTGGGTGGCGAGGGTTTACCAGTGTTGGTGGCTCATCCAGCTGCGATCGCGTTTTTGCAGGGGATAATACTAATTTTCTCCGTCCTTTTGAGTGTCGTATTAACGCAGAAGATTGCTCGTCAACCGCTGCGATTTCTGCTACCGCAACATATAGGGGCAATAGTGCTGGCTGTTGGTCTGTGGGCAATTGTTGTTGAATAACAAATGATTTGTCGTCGTTAACCAAGTAATGTCGTTGAACGGTAACATTGCTACCAATCGGGAGCTATTTGCGACTAATGGTAACTAACATATAGCGATCGCTATATACTCCTCAAATCTCAGAGGTAAATCTTTTGCGCTATCGCCCAAAAGATTTACCATATTACAAGCGATCTAAACAGCAGGTGCTACATGAGTGAAGTTGAAATAGACAAAATTCGAGAAGAGCGCATTGACATGGAGATAGTGGTCGATGCCTATAACGACGAAGAACGGGCGATGGGTTGGTACTGCTATCTTGAGGATAATCTCAATTTCCCCTTTAAAGCTAACTGGGTGAGAAAGGGACGCAAATCCTTATCGCCTGAAGCCAAAGAAGTTGAGGTGCTGGAAATGTCATCCGAGGAGGAATGCTTGGAGGATATGTTTGTGGAAATATTGTACAAAGATGCTACGGGTGATGATACTTTTTCTGCCCGTTTATCTGATATAAAGCCGATTGATGCTGATAGCGAAACTCAGGAAGCGATCGCAGACTGGCACTATTGGCTTGCCAGAGGATATGAGTTCTAAAGGATTATAAAATGGCAGTCTATCAAGTCCGGCTAGTCAATTCAACACTCAATCTCGACCGTACTATTTCTATACCAGACGATCAGTATATTTTAGATATCGCTGAAGATGCTGGGATTCGATTACCTTCGGGGTGCAAACAAGGGGAGTGTTCTGCTTGTGTCGCCAAACTGGTTAGTGGTGAAATAGATCAAAGCGAGCAAAAATTTCTCCGTCCACAAGAATTAGAGGCTGGCTACACTATTACCTGCGTTGCTTACCCGCTGTCTGATTGCACCCTAGAAACCCATCAAGAACAAGTTTTGTATAAATCTGCTCTTTATTTTAAGGCAGAGGCATCTAAGACAGAGTAATTTTTGTTATTACTGGGATAGTAGGAGGAGCAAATCATGCCCGATAATCCCAATCAACCAAAGCCTTATGATGCTGTCATAGGCGGTCAAAATCCGCCTCCCTCTAATGGCGCAGTTTTAGGAGGCTTGCAAGGTGTAAAAACGCGTATAGCTAATGCTTCTCTAGAGATAAGAAAGGGCGGGATAAGGGAAGCTCTAAAATATGGGCAAGATGGCTTAGAATTAGCAATTCAAGCTCTAGAAGATCCCGCCGAAGAAGTGCAGTGGTTCGCGTATTTACTACTAAAAACCCGGCCAGAAACCAGCATCAGAAATGCCTTGCAGGATTATATTCCTGTAATATATAGAAAGTTGCGCGACCTCTTGGAAACAGGAAATTGGAAAGACGCAGATGGGGAAACTGCGGCGGCTATGCTGAAGGTAGCTGGGAGGGAAAAACAAGGCTGGTTGCGAGTAGAAGATATCAGCAGGTTTCCTAGCGATGAACTGCGTATTATCGACCAACTTTGGCTGCGATACAGCAACGGACGCTTTGGTTTTAGTATACAAAAACAGATTTGGCAAAGCGTTGGCAATAATTATTCTCCATTTGGCGATCGCGTCCGCTGGCGACAGTTTGGCGGGTGGTTGAGTTATTCTCAGTTCAGTTTTACCGCAGAAGCCCCCGAAGGCCATTTGCCTGCTGCACACCTTACCTGGGATTCATTAAAGCGCGATCAGACATGGCTTTGGTATGGCGGTACCGTAGATGATGTGCGCTGGTTTGAACTTAAATCTCTTCTCTCGCGTCGAGATTTGTAGAGTAGAGCAGAAATTTTATTTGTACATTTACCTTTAATGCCAAATTGTTATGAGTCGGTTCCTCTACGAAAAATCAGTTTCCTATAAAGGGCATCTAATTATTCCGTTTGTTTTTGGGATAGTTGATGGAAATCCTATTTACTCATATGTCTTACTATCGGAGTTGGGACATAAAGGTAAATTTCATAAGTCAGAAAACCCTGTTGGTATGTATTCGTGTAGCATATCCGACATAATTGATATAGCAAAGTCCCATCTTGATGATAATTCCGATGTTGTAACTGAGGGAGATTATTTTAAGTCTAGATACACTTATCGCGGCGACATTATTATTACATACAAATTAGCAGATAAATATTTTTATGACCATTATAAAAATGACAGTTTAAATAATGTTGCTGCCCCCAGATTATTTGCAAGCGAACAAGAATGTATAACTTGGGTAAAAGAGGGATTGGATCGTTCGCATATAAATGAAGAAGTTGAACGGGCACAGGGATAAACGTAAGGTGGGCAGTGCCCACCTTATGTTTTATTGTGAATTGGAACGTGCTTGTTTAACCATTGCAATTAGAGTGTGATGGGCGTCTTCTGCATCTGCTAAAACATGATCGAACTCAACGCGGACTGGAACAGCAGCACCGTTAACGATGGCATTTAAATTCATACCCTGCGGATCGATTGAAAGCATTTCTGCTGAAGCAGCATCGGGAGTATTACCAAATTTTTGGGCGTAAAGAACGACAGCATTAGCATGATCGTCGTTCATGTGCTTGCAGATGCGATCGCTGATTTCAGGAGTGATAGGTTCAGACATTATTAGATTAATCCAACGCGATAATTCGACAGCTATTTTCCCACAAAGTCTGCGATCGCTGCGATAAACTCTGCTGTTGATTCATAAGGCAAAACATTCCTACCAGGAATTTTCATACCTTTGCTGTTAGGCAGAAGTTGCAAATATTCGGCCAACCTTTCATCTGGCGTTTCTCCCTTGCCTTTCTTACTAATACTAGATGCCTCCTCGCCTAACACTACTAAAGTTGGTTGCTTAATAGCTGCGATCGCGTCTTTATAATCTTGTCGCCAAAACCCAGCCAGGAAGGAAAAAACAGCATGGCGACTATCAGGATTTGCCGCACCTTTCACCAAAGTATCCAACCATTCAGCATCTACTGAATCTTGATCGGCAAATAATTGCCGAATCGAAAACGAATCTAAAAACTGCGGTCGCCGCGCATAGCGATAAAAAGCTTTGCCAAAAGGAGAATCTAATATGTTCCATCTCACTCGTTGCCGCACAGGCGGAGAATTTTTAGTTATCAGTGGCAAAGCAGGCGGGCCAGCCAGCACTAAAGCGCTAATTAAATTAGGTTCATTTTGTAGATTAACTAACTCAATTGCTACAGGCAGCAAGGCACCTTGAACTATTATAATTACAGGTTGTTTTACAACATTCTGCAAAAAATATTGCAACTGTTCAGCCCAATCTCTAGGGGTGCAGGCGACGTGCGGCATATCGCTATTACCGCATCCCAATAAGTCTGGATTGTAGATAGGATTAGAATGACCTGTTTTATACCACTCCGTACAGAATCGCTGCCAGAAATGCCGGGATAAGCCAACACCGATGGGATGGATTAATAGTAAAGGAGTAGCGGGAGCGTTATTGGCATCTGTCGGAATGTGGAATTCGTAAGCGCATTTGTAATTTTTCCAGGTGTAAAACTGAGTCGCAGTTTCCGTCGTCGGTGAAGTTTGGGTAGGCATATTAAAATTATCCCGGACTATAGCAAAAGTGCGTTAATTTGACAGTACAACAGCCAAACTGATTTTTTCAACCGCTGGAACATGATTTATTCAAAACAGCGAATAATTAACGAGTTTCTATGTTTGCCGCTTTTCTACCTGACAAATGCAATCAACTGAGAGATTCCACCTGTATTACCACCGTCCAAAGCCTCAAGCAGATTGCCATTACTACACCATTGAGCGATCGCACCATCGCCACAAATTACTATCATCAAGGTAAGGGCGGCACTCCCATTCTTTTGCTGCATGGGTTTGACAGTTCCCTACTAGAGTTCTTCCGCTTGTTGCCCCTACTCGCTGCCCATAACGAAACTTTGGCAGTGGATTTATTTGGTTTTGGCTTTACGGAGCGATCGCCAGGTATTCAGTTTAGCCCAGCTACCATTAAATCGCACCTTTTCTGCTTCTGGAAAACTTTGATTAATCAGCCGATGATACTGGTGGGAGCATCTATGGGAGGTGCGGCTGCAATCGATTTTGCACTCGCTCATCCCTCATGTGTTAAAAAACTGGTTTTAATCAACAGCACTGGCTATAGTGGGGGATTTCCTTTTGGGCAATTTCTGTTTCCCCCCTTCGAGTATTGGGCAGTAGAATGGTGGCGCTTCCTTAAACTTCAAACTTTAGCCAATGCCAGAAATCAACGCAATCCAGATCACGCTTATTTGGATGCTGTTTTGTGCGCTACCCTGCCTATGGATATGCCTGGTTGGTATGAAGCTATCCTCGGTTTTACAAAAAGTGGTGCTTATAATATTGAGAAAGATATCGCCAAAATTGATAAGCCAACTTTGATATTGTGGGGGGAGGGGGATAATATGTTGGGTACTGCGGATGCAGAGAAATTTAAAAGAGCGATCGCTCGCTCTGAGCTAATCTGGATCTCAAATAGCGGTCACGTCCCTCAATTCGAGCAAGCCGAAATTACCGCCAAACACATTCTCGCTTTTGCCTGCTAATTAAGCAGAACTGCCACTTTCTCCGTTAACCGTCGCCGCACCAATTAAATGTGCAAGGCGTAGCGCTTCCGGAACTTTGCCGCAATCTGTTAAACGTTGCAGAACCGCTGCTGTAACTTCTGGAGTTTCACCGCAAACTTGAAAGA is from Microcoleus sp. FACHB-831 and encodes:
- a CDS encoding sigma 54-interacting transcriptional regulator; protein product: MTLTDAVIWLQERTALGVLSASVLNAIALVLEEQLIPPQTNLVVDDTTPQGLYILKHGHLESQRTNQTSAWAIGLLPGAIINLQELLLNQPAQRTIITTSESCLWFIPADRFRELVSQYPEISQFLSQQLAQELAQLSSQLSYEQERQAVLLPYLVTRAKRGIVGKSRYAVRLRQQIKQACSDRKPAVIFGEPGLEKDNIAALLHFGSPQRREPIIKLDCSKLQASGGELFGRAGGKRGLIEWLGEGTLVLNNIQELPRDLTPKIAKLLETNTYIPVGGEQEKGGEEINPKLQCKARIVMISERTLPTIDRWVRHSIKVPPLRVRKADISDQIEYYIRLFCRAKGLERPHVTPEALRRLQAYDFPGNLKELQSLVERAIVQSECAKELTEEVFWSVETHKKRFRLNLLNSYPQLRRFLRSSWWPDKINYGFTLGFFALVVAVLFLGPQRRHENFALNMFWAWWWPLVLIGFPFVGRLWCAVCPFMIYGEVTQKLSLWLWPRQLKRWPRQSAEKWGGWFLFGLFVLIYLWEELWNLEDTAYLSACLLLLITAGAMIFSAIFERRFWCRYLCPIGGMNGLFAKLSMTELRAQQGTCSAECTTYQCYKGGPQKGEGLETGGCPLYSHPAQLEDNKDCVLCMTCLKACPHRSVELNLRPPGIELWTTHVPHAYEVALLLLLFSGVYLHRLPELRSLLGLQLDLTQFWPHLGLSLAALIIPATVPLICYGCMQMFYRLGNYIQEVRSQSKNKKSQIPNLKPRSFVELAYGYLPLVLGGNLAHYLRLGLGEAGRILPVSLATFGLGGEGLPVLVAHPAAIAFLQGIILIFSVLLSVVLTQKIARQPLRFLLPQHIGAIVLAVGLWAIVVE
- a CDS encoding calcium-binding protein encodes the protein MSEVEIDKIREERIDMEIVVDAYNDEERAMGWYCYLEDNLNFPFKANWVRKGRKSLSPEAKEVEVLEMSSEEECLEDMFVEILYKDATGDDTFSARLSDIKPIDADSETQEAIADWHYWLARGYEF
- a CDS encoding 2Fe-2S iron-sulfur cluster-binding protein; amino-acid sequence: MAVYQVRLVNSTLNLDRTISIPDDQYILDIAEDAGIRLPSGCKQGECSACVAKLVSGEIDQSEQKFLRPQELEAGYTITCVAYPLSDCTLETHQEQVLYKSALYFKAEASKTE
- a CDS encoding GUN4 domain-containing protein encodes the protein MPDNPNQPKPYDAVIGGQNPPPSNGAVLGGLQGVKTRIANASLEIRKGGIREALKYGQDGLELAIQALEDPAEEVQWFAYLLLKTRPETSIRNALQDYIPVIYRKLRDLLETGNWKDADGETAAAMLKVAGREKQGWLRVEDISRFPSDELRIIDQLWLRYSNGRFGFSIQKQIWQSVGNNYSPFGDRVRWRQFGGWLSYSQFSFTAEAPEGHLPAAHLTWDSLKRDQTWLWYGGTVDDVRWFELKSLLSRRDL
- a CDS encoding DUF2470 domain-containing protein yields the protein MSEPITPEISDRICKHMNDDHANAVVLYAQKFGNTPDAASAEMLSIDPQGMNLNAIVNGAAVPVRVEFDHVLADAEDAHHTLIAMVKQARSNSQ
- a CDS encoding alpha/beta fold hydrolase, which translates into the protein MPTQTSPTTETATQFYTWKNYKCAYEFHIPTDANNAPATPLLLIHPIGVGLSRHFWQRFCTEWYKTGHSNPIYNPDLLGCGNSDMPHVACTPRDWAEQLQYFLQNVVKQPVIIIVQGALLPVAIELVNLQNEPNLISALVLAGPPALPLITKNSPPVRQRVRWNILDSPFGKAFYRYARRPQFLDSFSIRQLFADQDSVDAEWLDTLVKGAANPDSRHAVFSFLAGFWRQDYKDAIAAIKQPTLVVLGEEASSISKKGKGETPDERLAEYLQLLPNSKGMKIPGRNVLPYESTAEFIAAIADFVGK
- a CDS encoding alpha/beta fold hydrolase — encoded protein: MFAAFLPDKCNQLRDSTCITTVQSLKQIAITTPLSDRTIATNYYHQGKGGTPILLLHGFDSSLLEFFRLLPLLAAHNETLAVDLFGFGFTERSPGIQFSPATIKSHLFCFWKTLINQPMILVGASMGGAAAIDFALAHPSCVKKLVLINSTGYSGGFPFGQFLFPPFEYWAVEWWRFLKLQTLANARNQRNPDHAYLDAVLCATLPMDMPGWYEAILGFTKSGAYNIEKDIAKIDKPTLILWGEGDNMLGTADAEKFKRAIARSELIWISNSGHVPQFEQAEITAKHILAFAC